A window of Colletes latitarsis isolate SP2378_abdomen chromosome 11, iyColLati1, whole genome shotgun sequence genomic DNA:
AACACCTTGTTAACCACATCCGCCAACACACAGGTGAGAGCGGTTGGCAGATGTCCACTTCACGGACAACCGATTGTAATATTTGTCTCTAAGAGTAGTTATACCATGGCTAGAAGATTATTTAGTTAAGGAACACGTTAGGGAGCTGAGTCACCTTTCATAATGTCATGTAACACACACCAAAACGCTCGTGTTCGTCCAAAAATCAATCACGTTCAATTGTGTCTGTCAATATTTCGCTTTCGGGCAGGGACTGAAAACTGTTATAGTATCGGTTTCGTTTCTCGAAACAGCTATAAAGTACCGAAATGATATTATACCTGTTACGAGTGAAAAAGATTCCAGTAAATATCGATTGCGGTTACAGTTCTACAAAAATATCGTATCGGTTCCCTTATCTGTTACGCGAGTATCATTTTTACGTACCGATACTGTGGGAAAACAACCGTGATGTAAACCTAATGCTCATTTCGTTCAATTGTTTACAAACAATGTTTGTTATCGTGTAACCGATATAGAACCTCTCCAGACAGACATAGAACTGTTTTATGAAACCATTTATTGATAtttattgaatccatttttcccTCGTAACGATTAAAGTATTATTTCTGATTTTCATAACTACTTCGGTTGAAACCTTTATATAACAGTTAATAACAGTTATTTCTAGAAACATTTCGGTCCCTGCTTTCGGGACGCAATCCTCAATTTTGCTTCTAACGGACGTTTAACTCTGAGTTGCATACTTGCATGCGAAACGTATACATGTGATCATGTATATATGTCAGGAAGTTCATTTACAATGATACCGGGAATAATCCGTTTATTGTGCGTGTATAACAAGTCACATTGTGTCTACGTAACAATTAGTTatctaatcattattatcccatTTCATTAAATCCCTAGAGACATTTACTGTTCTGCCTCATACACCGCTCTCATACATgctttttattaactgtttcagaatCCTTTCGCTATAAACATTCACAATAGGTTTACATTCTAAAGACGTTCAGTGAACTTCTTATCATTTTGAAAACTTGTATATAGTtccattttcattttcatttaatttcgtAGGTGGCATACCattatattatttagttttaccGCGAAAaagtttataatataatttcgttttaaaattgtaatatttcaaattaaaaattgcatttaaatattaaacattgATCTATATCTTCggtaaatttgttgatggttcgATATATGCCTTATTTAAGCATTGCAATAAAAACCTCGAGTTGTGCAACATAATTCGTTATTTAAATAATCAGTAAATATCGGAATTTGTTGTAAACTGTACAGGAGAGACGCCCTTCCGTTGTCAGTACTGTCCAAAAGCATTTACGCGGAAGGATCACCTGGTGAACCACGTCAGACAACACACGGGTGAGTCACCGCACAAGTGCCAGTATTGCACCAAATCCTTCACGAGGAAGGAACATTTGACAAATCACGTGCGTCAACATACAGGCGAATCGCCACATCGATGCCACTTCTGCTCCAAGTCATTTACTCGTAAGGAGCATTTGACGAATCATGTCCGAATCCATACCGGCGAATCACCGCACAGGTGTGAATTCTGTCAGAGGACGTTCACTAGGAAAGAACACCTCAATAATCATCTCCGACAACATACCGGAGATTCTTCGCACTGTTGTAACGTGTGTTCTAAGCCATTTACAAGAAAGGTACGttgattttaaaaattgatatcATTACCACATTATAGGGAGAGATCGaatgaaattgttaaaatttttaattagttcTAATATAACAGTAATTCTTTTGACTACGAACTTTTCATTCCATTCGTTTTTACATGAAGAGAAAATTAGAAATTATTCTAAAGACAGACCCTATATCCTAAAGAACCTGAAGACTCGTCacttaacaaaataaaaattttggaattaatcaaattaaaaaaattacattgatAATAATGCGATAAAACGATTTTCAAGATtccactttttttttatttttgttttattttgttaCAGGAACATCTTGTAAATCATATGCGATGCCATACTGGTGAACGTCCATTCGTATGTACAGAATGTGGTAAAAGCTTCCCGCTAAAgggtaatctactgtttcacatGCGTTCGCATAATAAAGGAAGCAATGCCGAGAGGCCATTCCGTTGTGATCTTTGTCCGAAAGACTTCATGTGCAAAGGACACTTAGTGTCTCACAGGCGATCGCATTCAGACGAGCGACCACACAGTTGTCCAGATTGTGGGAAAACTTTTGTCGAAAAGGGCAATATGTTGAGACATTTGAGAAAACATGCAGCCGAAGGACCACCGACACAAGTTAGCACGCCATCGGCCATTCCTCAGTCTGGTGTTCTGCCGATCCCAGCGGCAGCAGTTTTGGTCGGGCATCCATTGGCACCGCCAGCACCGCCTCCCGTAGTGCCACAACACACGGTTGTTGTGCCTACTCCACCCGGTGTATTGACCTCCTACTAAACCAAATCAAGAAAAAGGATGTGAAAGCATTTGATGAAAGAAAAAGTGAGTGTATACATAATGAACGTTTGTATTGTTGATCATAAAAGTGCGTCATTCAGTTTTTAAAGACCAGTGGTTTCTATGGCCATGAAAGTTGATAAAAAAAAGTGTTATTGCATCGCAGTAGTATCATTGTGAATGTTGTAACTACAAACATTGTCTTCGTTTCAAACGTTTGCCGCAATATTCGCCTGTAGCTATGTGCAAAGAAGTTCATATGAACTTAACATTGAACAGTAACCGCTGTTATAATAGCAGTGTATCATCCAAAGTTTGAAtttctttgtttcttttttgtatAATACCTTTAGTAGATTGTTTATGGAAGGAAGTATATTCGACGTTTTCACGTTTCACTTACTATGCAAACTCAGGACTATGCGATTCAGTGATAGGCACACATAAAATTTCGCTGTTAATTAAACTACAATTAGGCGCTAATTGTAGTAGCAATATGTCACTGTATTACTTTTATACAATAATTTcgttataaaacaaaataagcGTATCTACCAGTGGGAAAAGGCAGAATTTGGCGTAATATATAACGTGCGATATATTCCGGATAGTATGATCGTAATTTGAAGAATTTATCAAAATGTTTGCTTGAAGtacaaaatgtatttttaattcAAATTATACAGTGAACGCATCATTTTATAAGGCATCTTCTATTTCTTCGAGTTTCATGAAGTTATTCCTTTCAAATTAGTTGTAACGTTAAACGcagaaataattatttacaacCGCCGTAGTTCAGTGGTTAATTTTGCATTAAATTACATTTTGTGCTGTCGCTTTTATAATATTAGGTGATCTCGTTAGATTCAGAGTGGTATTTCTAATTTTATAGTCGGAATATATTGATAGGCGTCACGTTTACTAAGTGTGTCTAATCGATATGTTCTGAAATATCTTTGTGAAAGATATTATATGTGTGGGATTGGGTTCTCCAATTCAAGAAAAGGAGCTCTAAAGACCAGGATATCGAAGGATCATCGATGACACAATGATAAAGCGACCGGTTAACAATCACAATTGAAGGTTTTTAGTTTAAATTTCATCATCTGTGCCCTTTTTTCTAGGCTCCTACACACGAATTCACTTATTCTATAGAGTGTGATTCTAAAAACTGGTAACTCTCGTCTAAGTAAATATACACAAAATTGATATAATGTAATCTTTTATTTTAGTGCAACGATGCAAGTACTATATGCACATGCACTTATTTCGTACACTTTTGTTACATGTTTCTATTCTTTTCAACATTCTGCATATGAAAGTATTAGTCATGACCATACAAATTGCGATTCATTATACTATGCTTTAAACTGATCCAATCTAATACACTTAACAAACAAAATGTGAAAAGCAAGAGCCGAATGAAATATGGTTTTAATTAACGTTGTTTACTAGGCATCCGTACctctaatataaatataaaattcgaaatatatcGTAAAGTACTACGTTTTCGATGATCATATCTTGATACTTTTATATTCAAGAAAACAAGAAAATTCAAATTATGTTTAAAAAAGTGGACCTATTAAGATACAAGTGTACGTGCACCATTCTAACAGAAATTAGAATTGTAGCATCAAAAAATGGTCCCTATTGAAAGATATTAAACTTTTCCCTGTATAactttttgtatttatatttacaaaaaaattataatttgttccAGATTTTAGAATCATTCTATACATTTGACTTTAAAAATACAGTGTTTCTCGCTTGTATGCAACTAAATTTCCACTCGTTTCCGTACATCTGAAAAGGCAATCCTTTTTTTTTCCAAAGGTATTTCTTTTatccctaaccgaggcctagccTCGCATATACATACAGTCAATAGTACAAATATGGTGATTTTATGAAAACTGTGGTGGTGTACCAAGAATTCAGCCTTAGctattaaaaacaaaaatgtaGGCATATATCTAATTTCACTGGAATAAAAATCTCACTTATTTCGATTTTAATctaaatttatttgttttatcTTATTTTTCTGCTAGTCTCGTTTATCGGTAAATTTGTAACGTTTTATCATAATTTTTAGTCTCGCGTTCAATTCGAACGAGATAGTCGCAATCATTTGTTTCTTGTTAAAGCATTTAAATAGTCGTATATAATTCTATGTAAATAGctgtatataattttattcaaatgaataaaaatagatTTATATAACGATGATAGTGATGACGAATTATTTGCGAATAATTTgtgagaaatttttattaaaaatgactcGAATACAGATAAATACATTAATTGTGTCTTTAAATAAAAGAGTACAGTATGCCATCGTTCGTTGTTAGCGTCCATCTCAGATTTTATAACGATATAAAACAGGATTTTGTAATGTACAGTAGAATTTTAATTATTGCATTATTGTATTATGAATTATAGTCGTAAATGACCAATTACTAATTCACAAATGAGCAGTAACTGTCCGTGTTGATAAGCATTGAAGGTTTCATCTACATTAAAGAAAACAATTTAttacagctaaaaataattcaaaataaacgtaactttattaattttataaatgctATATACTTTGGTCAAATTTAGCGGAAATTTTCAGGCTGTaaacaatattaattattgtccataaataataaatagactTTTTTGAGATGATTTAGTACTTTGTAAGTCTCAATGAGCCTTGATAACTGCTTTACATCTGTTGAACGTTAAATATACCACTCTTTTAAAAAGAATGTTCATCAATCAACTAtaggaaaaatattttgttatctTTTGTACCAAGTTCATGCCAAATTTGAAGACTATTTGCCTTCATGGTTGTATATAATTTCAAGAAAGTTAGTTACCTTACAATGTTTTAAGAATTAAATAACTTTCTGTAATTCTCAGGAATTCGATATTTCAGTGGTGTTTAGATGCATTAATAAAATTGGTTAATGTACGACGGTCGCGCTAGTCATCGAGTTGCTTActctgaataaaaaaaaaacattagcGGAATCAATATCGTTGCCTTTAAGCGGGTGAAAAATTATCGTATACAAGCGAGGACTATTGTAAATAAAAAGTTTTGTTTTTCAGTACATACAAATCGGAtacgataaaaattaaaatgttttattattttcattaaaaaatctaTGTAAATAGGACTGAGAAAGCTACTATATATTTAATAACACATAATTTTCAGATTAGTTAAATATTTACTTTTATGTTTTACCCAATTGGCGTGCAGTTTAGTTTAATGTGAAAATTATGTTTAACTTTAAAAAAGATTTATATTTTATGCATATACCAATTCTGCATCAATTGCCCGTTTTTAGCAATAATTATTGTTTTTCATTTAatcataattattataattgagtgCAATATAACTATGCTGATTTCGCTTAAGAGACATCTGCATTGAATACCACTATTACACCGGATTTTAAATAGGAAAAAAAATTGACAAACGATAGGAATTCAGTGCGTTTATCTGTACTCGAATTattgtttcgaatttttggtttttaaagttaattttaaaataattaacagtGCTTGTCTATTGTCTACATCAAAAGAAAAATGTTACGACTCTAGCAGTCTTGTAAGGCCATGTATTTCGTATTTACATTTAAGACAAAATAAAATCGTAAGCTTGGTTCTGCGACGTCGTTGTCGTGCTAAGTTACCTAAATATACTACGTATTTAAAAGAGCACTTGACATCAAAACGTACGTTCAATTCCTCTACAAAATTCGCAACTGCGTCTTACCGGTTGCCGCATTACCAAGCTTATCTTGATTATGTATGATATTCATAATTATTGAATAGACAAGAACAAGACGATGAGAAACTTATAAACACGGGTGCATGTGACAAATGGACTTTCGTGTGCGATAATGTTCGTCACTCCGTAGGAGTCTAGATTAATATATTACGACAAATATTATTAAGTATATTCAAACAATTAGATATCATATACTATTTAAAGTAATGAGGGGAAAAAACTAATTATACTGCAGGGTCACTGTACGAGTGACATAAATCTGTCACATACCGAACGTAAAATTTTCACTATAttcgtaagaaaaaaaaaaaacacgcgaAGTTAGTGCAAAGATACGTCTATAAAGGAGAAaactatatatgtataatatatatattgctCGCGCTTATATACATTATGTATATATACAAAACACGATttgaaaagaaatgaaaaatgtGATGCAGTACCGAACACACTTGGAACATGTAAATGTGTCCAATGGCACGTGTAATGAATTCCTTTGCAATTTAATCGTGGCATCGCTCCTTGCAATTTGCTAAAAAAAAACTTTAACAAGGAATAAATAGAAATAATGTTTatatgaattattattattaataatatacgttacaaaaataaaattaagagTTGGTTCATGCTTTTAAGAGATTTAGTTTCGTGCTTGTTTTAAAAAAACAGCAAGCAAATATCAGATCCAGCTGTTCTCTTTGAATCGAAGCGACTTAATGCAGTTATAGTAAGTACATACGCGAGCGGGATGATTGATACTATTATATTTACATTTACGTTAACATacgtacctcttgttttatgcaATTTTTGCTACATCCTGTCATGATAACATCTTTTCGATGATAATAAAATCTTGTAAACGCTTTGATTCAAAGCGAAGTATGGTGGTGAAAGAGAGCattcaaaatataatttacTTTAGATAGAACAAAATATGTATAGAATTTTATTATGCACCATTGTAATATTATGTATCCCAGTTGTGACACAATATACACTGGTGTTATGTTAAATGTGAACGCTATGTGTCCTGTCTTATATGTAATAATTTCCCATGTTTTAGttctattataaataaaaatctctTTAGTATAAATAATGATTTCATGAAAATGCGAAAACTTGAAAATTCGTGGTCGCTAATCAGTTAAtatcaattaaaaaaatatcaaatattcACGATTTTCTGTAAACTTATAGGAAGTTTTCCGATAAAAACAGTAGCACtttgaattgaaataaaatgagaACTACAGAAGATAATTCGGtgctaaagaaaataaaaaatttcatatcgttctggaaaaattattttcggttacgggggtcaattagaatcatttttagtgaattcacataccaccgaaatcctacgcactttcaagaaaaaattcaggaaggtggacgaaattaaaaaacttccaatcaattgttctaaaaaaattattttttattgcaatgggcaattacaatcatttttgatgaatagacatacccccaaaaatcctacgcatttttcagaaaaaaattctttaccgaaaatattataTGTGGCCAGgaatatttctgtaatttcattttctgtctcacttcctcttgtgttcatttgtgtaacctattggtaatgttgcgagtgacaggaaaatggtaatggagctctagagccccagacaaatgggccgaaaaaatacattgggtgaaaggtatactcgtatacctcgtctgtgatcttTCATCGCCTagtcaataaaatatttttatttatggtGAATTTTTcaccatatacatatataaattcgAACGAAGACTACAGTTTCTAAAACTACCGTTCTTTAAATGAAGAAATTGCTCTAAAAATACTATTTTACGAGGTTGACATATTAAATTATAGTTCATGTGTCACGAAGTCCCTTTAAACAATAGGTCTATTCTGTACTATGATGTATACATATGTCGGAAAATAGAAATATCTAAGCAATCCAAGACTCGAAATCATGATGCTGATTGACGCAAGTTGAATTTCTGCTGTTTCGAGAACGAGAAGGAAAGGatcacattcgccttctttttcgaatccccgaagctgcTGAAGCGTCAGAACTTACGTACGTATAGCTGTACATTAATGTGCATAAGTGGGGGGTAGTTTCCTCTGAGCACCGGTCTGCCATCTGGTAACACTGAATACATATTTATACTCATTGTTAGTTTATAACAGTCTTATGTGAGTGCAAGGCAGCGTAGTGTCATTGAGTATTATGGATCAGTGATATGTAATTCTAATGTGTAAGAATGTGTGAATTGGGCATATCTGGCATAgacattttcttcaattttaattattacaaTGAAAGTGGTTAATAAataacgattgaaaattttggtaTACATTTGTATACAGAATagtgaatattttattttcggccaaataaatgtatgtatagtacaaattaattattttgaatacaattttgtatataatttctacaaattattttaataagaaataacaaaatataacgatattgtaatataatattttccttttattttagtAAAATTTAATATGCAAAGGGAAGAAAAACAATTGGATTCTGCCTTAGAGGCTATTATTATGAGAATAAACGACTTAAAAACAGCTATAGCTGCAATGATATTCAAATTGGAACATGAATATGAAACATTAAATTGGCCTAATTTCCTTGATAATTTTGCACTTATTTCAGGACACGTAAGTGATATTAcatcaaatatttcaaaatttttatttaaaaaaattgtgtataaaacaaatattttattctattatattaattcaaaataaaatagtGATAAAAAATAATCATTCAAATTGAGTAGAATatcaatataatataatatcaatATTAAATCAGGAATATCAAACACATGGTCTCACATATTCCCATTGGAGTATATTATGTACTCCTATGTGTTAAATAATTAGTGTTAAATGTGTAACTATGGTCCACAACATGGTGACAAATAACAAATTGGCCAAAATGAATTTGATATACCtgcattaaatattttttaaattcttacatttatcaaataaatatatgtttaaattataataaataatttcatttaaaataaaattttatagttAACTAGCTTATCAAAAATCCTTGGACATGATAAAGCACCaaacttaaaaaatttaacagttCTACCATTACGATTATGCCCTGAGAAAGATGAAGAACTGCTTCGATTAACCGAAGGTAGAATTTCTACatttgctcatgatttagtaCCAGATTATCTACGAACGAAAGTGGAGCCTCAAGCTGAACAAAAAATGATACAGCTTGAAGCAAAAGCTGCAAATTTAAATTATGAGACTTCACATGTAAGATAAAATATGTCTTATTTATTTTCTACATACGTAAAAAATTTATCTAAGAAATACTTTTCATAAATCTCATTTTTCCTTGAATAATAATGTATCTAAGTACATATAAATTTCATCAAATTCACTTTTAAGAATATTTGAAGACACAGATACAATTATATGTCTGTATTGTGTAATTGTAGAAGCTTAAGAATAACTTAAGATGTTCTATTTCTCTGTTAATGTGCTAACTAAACAACAACTAGGACTGCAATGTAAGCTACTATCAGCTAGCTTTCAGCTTCTATTAGTTCCATTCGCTTTGGACTGAAATTGAAATAACTAGTTTCAGATTGCATATTAAGTAATTTCAACATTTTAAGAACATTCCATAAAGATACATTTTATGTTCTACAGCCATGTGTTTAAAAAAATGTACATTTTATCTTGATATATATTATTGTATTTGATATTATAAGTTATAAAttattttgcaaatttttttataattatatgaGCATATTTAATGGTTTGCAATAGATATTTTACCAATTAACATTAAACTGTTAGAGGAAATTGTtactaaatatattatttataaattctttGTAAGAATTTATACTTTTGTATGATGTTTGGTTGAAAaaactaaatttattaaacatgttttataattataatttattgaaaataattttcctccAATAGTTTACGATATACAAGCAAAATTTGTAATCGGTCCATTTAGCGAGTGGAACACCAAATGTCTTGtttttctaaaatatctatGAACTTTATACATTTCAGAAACAAGTTGCACAATACACAAAAGTAATTAGTCATATATGGGATATAGCAAATAAAGcacgtgaagaatgggaaagcgaAGCCGGATCTAGAGCAACTCAAGCTCAAACTAGTAGTACAGCAGATACTCATGCTCTTGTAGCAGCTGTAGGTATGGGTAAAGGTTTAAAGGTAAATTTCACTATGTATATACATTTATTGAATTAAATGCACGTACATTTTgttatacatttttatttattgtagTCTGATTCTGTTCAAATGGTTCAATCTGGAGTGAATTCTGTACCTAGTGGAATGATGGTAGGTAGGCCTGGAAATCAGCAACAAACTCCAGGACAAGGATCTCTTGGAAATCCATCTCGTAAGATacctattgaaatttatttaattatatatttgcaATTATAATAAACATATTTTGTACATTTATAGTGGGACAAATTAGTAAAGCGCCAAGTACAATCAAAACTAATATCAAAGCAGCATCGCAAATTCATCCATACAGATAATATATATGAACATATCTATTCAAAAAAACGTTTTCCATTCAACTAAAGTATCTTTGAGTTTGTAAAAATTATTGCCACTCATTTTTTTTTCTGTGTGTAATTTATCGCTACACTAACGTTATTACTTCGCattcttaatattaaaatttataacaaATGACTAGAAATACATACAcggtatataaataaaaatatgagtTATACAAACATACTCGTTGCAAAAATAGTTTTACGATATTTATTATCGTTTCCAAGATACAATTGCATATGACCGTGGAGATAACTGTTTGTTCATAACTGGAATAATTGTAGCATCTAAACCCCGTTCGTGCATCCAACATAACCAATCTTGAAGGATAAGTGACTCTGCCGCTGATTGTAACATCAATTGTAAAGCGGTATAAATTTCTACAACTTTTAGTTTATTATAATGATTTTTCCACAGTTCTATTATATTTTTCTCATGTATATCAAGATCGGATTGTATATCTAAAAAGTATTAATTTGATATTCTTAATGTCATTAAGATATTGAATATTGAATTTGCTTATATTGTATATAGTacgtatatttaaaaaacttctttaataactttataaattaatagaatatattttaaaaatagtgAAGGAAAGTATGTAACTATAATACATATTATTACTTTGTACTTCGATTTTTTCGTCTTTTAATGACTGTAAAATATATCTATTTAATGAATCTTTAACGTAAGTTTCAAAATTTAAACACTGTGATTTTCTTGTTCCTTTACGAGTACATTTCTTGAGAAAGAAACcatctgaaatattattttactttataaatcaaagtgaaataattatttccaaaaagaaagaaacaaataCTCACTTTCAGTTGCATATAATTGAAGGACTGCCCTTGCAAGAACGTAAAAAGAATGTTGATTATGAGTTTCAGCAGACATATTATTCCATCTATCTGCTGGTTCTTGGCACGCTAATCGTAAAAACGGTTGTCTTAAGAAGAGACCAATATCAAAATCAGTGTTGAGAATTACGGATTTAAGACAATTAGATAATGGGAAGTTATTAAAGTATTGTTTTTCGGTTGATGCATTTATTTGTATACTTTTTGATATTGATAGTTTATGATAACAGCAAGAAATCATAATAAAAATCTGTGCTGCTTTCatattgagaaatatttttgatgcATGTATGCTAAGATCTCCACAAGCATGCAAACCAATTAAACAAACATCTGAATTTTCTTGGAATTCAGTACGTAAAATAGTCTCTATTATTTCAACAGAGTCACATGTTAAATCACAGCAATTATATTTAACATATTCTAATGAATCGGGATACATTTTTACTTGTCTGTCTCTAGCTTTATTTACATTTGCTTGATTTTTTTCTAATCCCAGAACTTTGTAACCATACAAATGATATAATAATTGACAAACATATCCCTATAGAAGAAACGTACAATAAGTTGAAATAGAAATAcatcatttatataaatatatgtttCTTACCAAACCTGCACCAAAATCAATAATAACGTTAATATCGTGCGGTGCGCATTGCTTATGCACTAAATGTGCCAAATGCATTATTTCATGTTGTTTTTTATCATTAAGTcctatttgaaaattctttggTAATGTTGTAGACAATACAGTATTTATAAGTGGTAATCTATtcaaatttttacattttttaacaaAAGCTTTTAAAGTCTCTGGCCATTGTggctaaaaataaaacaatattctaTATATTATTAAAACAAATTTACAATACAtaaatgattatatttatttaccaaCCTTTGTCGTTTTCTTTACAACCATGTTGTTAAGTTCTTGGATTTCTAAAATTTGCAAAACATTCAACCAGTCTGTTGGTAAAAAATCAAGTAATCCTTTGGCTAATAAATCTGTGACTGGAGTATTATAAAGCCACTGTGTTTCGGCAAATAAATTCAAGGCATCCGAAAAATACTTATTTTGTACACGTTCACTTACACACGCCATCTAattgaaagaaaataattatacttTAATATCAACTTTTACTTTTTAATTATAGAAACAATCTATTTGGGCATTATATATCTGACTCacaaaattgtaattttgaTCAAATTTATTGtatgaaaattacatttattaatttattatatacataatacaaattttaattatagtaAATAATTAcaccattttttattttaacaaaaaatttaTTCGACAGCCCTTGCTTGAGTTTCTTCTTCTTGATTTTGTATTATCCAGTTTTCTGAGTGCCTATTTAATAAATCATGATTAACTGGCCCTATCAGTGCACGTCCTACTCTAATGTCTCTTTGACcagattgtaaatattttttagcAACGTGCATAAGTTGGTCTTTAGTCACGGCTTTTAATCGCTGTCTTTGTTCTTCAATATTATCATCTGTCAAATTATGTGTAAATTTAATCATCCCGCGATTACTTGGAGAAATTGGAGCATCAAGACGTTGAAATATTCCCAATTTTGCTTCATCAATATCACTTTGTGACAAAGAATACTTTAATAAAAAGTCATATGTTTTATCAAACAAATCTAAAGTACGAGTAGAATTAGGATCTCTATAAGAATAAAATATAAAGATTCCATCTGATGATAATCTTGCACCACCACCATAAGCCCCACCTTTTTCACGAATCTCTGGATGTAAATAAACCGAAGTGATTAACTTAGAAAGTACTTGTAAAGGCGCATAATCTGAATCTGTGTATGGAACTGTAAAAATTGCTTT
This region includes:
- the Med8 gene encoding mediator complex subunit 8: MQREEKQLDSALEAIIMRINDLKTAIAAMIFKLEHEYETLNWPNFLDNFALISGHLTSLSKILGHDKAPNLKNLTVLPLRLCPEKDEELLRLTEGRISTFAHDLVPDYLRTKVEPQAEQKMIQLEAKAANLNYETSHKQVAQYTKVISHIWDIANKAREEWESEAGSRATQAQTSSTADTHALVAAVGMGKGLKSDSVQMVQSGVNSVPSGMMVGRPGNQQQTPGQGSLGNPSLGQISKAPSTIKTNIKAASQIHPYR
- the LOC143347685 gene encoding methyltransferase-like protein 25B isoform X1 codes for the protein MMACVSERVQNKYFSDALNLFAETQWLYNTPVTDLLAKGLLDFLPTDWLNVLQILEIQELNNMVVKKTTKPQWPETLKAFVKKCKNLNRLPLINTVLSTTLPKNFQIGLNDKKQHEIMHLAHLVHKQCAPHDINVIIDFGAGLGYVCQLLYHLYGYKVLGLEKNQANVNKARDRQVKMYPDSLEYVKYNCCDLTCDSVEIIETILRTEFQENSDVCLIGLHACGDLSIHASKIFLNMKAAQIFIMISCCYHKLSISKSIQINASTEKQYFNNFPLSNCLKSVILNTDFDIGLFLRQPFLRLACQEPADRWNNMSAETHNQHSFYVLARAVLQLYATENGFFLKKCTRKGTRKSQCLNFETYVKDSLNRYILQSLKDEKIEVQNIQSDLDIHEKNIIELWKNHYNKLKVVEIYTALQLMLQSAAESLILQDWLCWMHERGLDATIIPVMNKQLSPRSYAIVSWKR
- the LOC143347685 gene encoding methyltransferase-like protein 25B isoform X2 codes for the protein MMACVSERVQNKYFSDALNLFAETQWLYNTPVTDLLAKGLLDFLPTDWLNVLQILEIQELNNMVVKKTTKPQWPETLKAFVKKCKNLNRLPLINTVLSTTLPKNFQIGLNDKKQHEIMHLAHLVHKQCAPHDINVIIDFGAGLGYVCQLLYHLYGYKVLGLEKNQANVNKARDRQVKMYPDSLEYVKYNCCDLTCDSVEIIETILRTEFQENSDVCLIGLHACGDLSIHASKIFLNMKAAQIFIMISCCYHKLSISKSIQINASTEKQYFNNFPLSNCLKSVILNTDFDIGLFLRQPFLRLACQEPADRWNNMSAETHNQHSFYVLARAVLQLYATENIQSDLDIHEKNIIELWKNHYNKLKVVEIYTALQLMLQSAAESLILQDWLCWMHERGLDATIIPVMNKQLSPRSYAIVSWKR